From Aspergillus fumigatus Af293 chromosome 5, whole genome shotgun sequence, a single genomic window includes:
- a CDS encoding ferredoxin family 2Fe-2S iron-sulfur cluster binding protein: MSFWREACQQLRHAVQKTAKGDRMWLPYTRRFISSSTQTMRVQSYGRRIAQVGGGQKTFNSPRRSFSITARVQHGHVTPPKPGEELHVSFIDKDGQKHDFEVAEGDNLLDIAQANDLEMEGACGGSCACSTCHVIVEDPEVFDKMEEPSDDENDMLDLAFGLTETSRLGCQVVMNKDLDGLVVRLPSMTRNLQASDFAQKK; this comes from the exons ATGTCGTTCTGGAGGGAGGCTTGTCAGCAACTGCGTCATGCAGTCCAAAAAACTGCGAAGGGTGATCGCATGTGGCTGCCATATACCAGGAGATTCATCAGCAGTTCTACACAAACAATGCGAGTTCAGTCGTATGGCAGGAGAATTGCGCAGGTTGGGGGTGGTCAGAAGACATTCAACTCCCCGCGGCGAAGCTTTTCGATAACTGCAAGAGTGCAGCACGGCCATGTTACACCCCCCAAACCTGGCGAGGA GCTTCATGTGTCATTCATCGATAAAGACGGACAGAAGCACGACTTCGAGGTAGCTGAGGGAGACAACCTGCTAGACATTGCGCAGGCCAACGATTTAGAAATGGAAG GTGCATGCGGAGGGTCTTGCGCTTGCTCGACGTGCCATGTCATTGTTGAGGACCCGGAGGTGTTCGACAAGATGGAGGAGCCGTCCGATGATGAAAACGATATGCTGGACTTGGCGTTTGGATTGACGGAGACATCGCGTCTGGGATGTCAGGTGGTGATGAACAAGGATCTCGACGGACTTGTTGTCCGACTACCTTCCATGACACGGAATTTGCAGGCCAGCGATTTTGCGCAGAAGAAGTAA
- a CDS encoding mitofusin complex protein UGO1 has protein sequence MNSSREGPNPLRPYYVPPSFGLEASNASSSHPPAPSSAQVFGSSARDLLPDLDYSEYLESSPSLSEWIRDAMDAAIWRYTSVLTAQPFDVAKTILQAYVVPNSQDGQRPADERRRSGRMGSFDESDEDSQTSDDESNYFTSAAPRATSPRAARSRKSRRHITDRSGYIPTPPSSPKYSLTIKNPSSLMEVLSQLWTTSGPTSPWKATNATFIYSLLLPTLNTFIRSLLSAIVGLPEEDIASSMTADILTSTSPFATLVLSFIASSLSAMLLSPIDTARTFLILTPATHGPRSLLRAIRQLPTPNCMIPSHLIPITILHSSLPNFITTTTPLFFKTYLSIDPVLNPSMWNLLAFLGSGLELAVRFPLETVLRRAQIATYTSPSIRQKYAATSRSNTSAATEETSVVETIVPVPQTYRGIVGTMWGIVYEEGVSAPSSDAERVLGKPISSRKRQGQGIGGLYRGWRIGMWGIAGIWGAGLLGSIGGGGDEEVMVSGGRF, from the exons ATGAACTCCTCCCGCGAAGGGCCCAATCCTCTACGCCCGTACTATGTCCCTCCGTCGTTTGGCCTTGAAGCTTCCAACGCCTCATCTTCACATCCCCCGGCTCCGTCATCCGCACAGGTCTTCGGAAGCTCCGCTCGCGACTTGCTACCGGATCTAGACTATTCAGAGTACCTGGAGAGCTCTCCCTCGCTATCAGAATGGATTCGAGATGCAATGGATGCGGCGATCTGGCGGTACACAAGCGTGCTGACTGCCCAGCCATTTGACGTCGCCAAAACCATTCTCCAGGCGTATGTGGTGCCCAATTCGCAAGATGGACAACGGCCTGCGGATGAACGCAGGAGGTCAGGCCGGATGGGCTCCTTCGATGAAAGTGATGAA GACTCCCAAACTTCAGATGACGAGAGCAATTACTTTACCTCTGCAGCTCCCAGGGCTACATCGCCAAGAGCTGCACGGAGCCGAAAGTCTCGACGCCATATCACAGACCGCAGCGGCTACATACCAACGCCACCGTCCTCGCCCAAGTATAGCCTAACAATCAAGAACCCCTCGTCGTTGATGGAGGTCCTGTCACAACTGTGGACCACCAGTGGCCCGACTTCGCCATGGAAAGCGACCAACGCGACTTTTATCTACTCTCTACTCCTTCCGACGTTGAACACCTTTATACGCAGTCTCTTGTCTGCCATTGTGGGATTACCAGAAGAGGATATTGCGTCATCCATGACAGCCGATATTCTGACGTCGACATCACCTTTTGCGACATTGGTGCTGTCCTTTATTGCTTCGTCACTGTCTGCCATGCTGTTATCCCCGATTGACACCGCTCGCaccttcctcatcctcaccccAGCGACTCATGGGCCGCGTTCGCTCCTCCGAGCGATTCGACAGCTCCCCACCCCCAACTGCATGATCCCTTCCCACCTGATCCCTATCACCATTCTGCACTCGAGTCTACCTAACTTCATCACAACTACTACACCGCTGTTTTTCAAGACCTACCTATCGATCGACCCAGTTCTGAATCCTTCCATGTGGAATCTTCTTGCTTTTCTGGGGTCTGGTCTAGAGCTTGCTGTTCGATTTCCATTGGAGACTGTCCTGCGTCGTGCGCAGATTGCCACGTACACATCGCCCAGTATCCGGCAGAAGTATGCCGCCACCTCTCGTTCGAACACGTCCGCTGCCACTGAGGAGACATCTGTGGTCGAGACCATCGTTCCCGTTCCCCAGACCTACCGCGGCATTGTAGGAACGATGTGGGGCATAGTCTATGAAGAGGGCGTCAGCGCGCCCTCTTCCGATGCTGAGCGGGTTCTCGGGAAGCCCATCTCTTCCAGGAAACGCCAGGGACAGGGCATCGGCGGTCTCTACCGGGGCTGGAGAATTGGTATGTGGGGTATCGCCGGTATTTGGGGCGCCGGCCTGTTAGGCTCCATCGGAGGCGGAGGGGATGAGGAAGTGATGGTTAGTGGTGGTCGTTTCTGA
- the hapX gene encoding bZIP transcription factor HapX has protein sequence MSTPSIAPAPAPLVPALAAKPAISPSPGPGTPGSITSKEWVIPPRPKPGRKPATDTPPTKRKAQNRAAQRAFRERRAARVNELEEQIKKIEDEHEIHIAAFKEQITNLSREVEQCRSEMTWWRDRCHALEKEVSVERSAKEAIVKEFRSSLSDREAVRSDKGLAPLTTSTPQARSSDRPDNGDASNNDSGEGREEVPLGCNDCSTSHCQCIEDAFTMPGVVAQEQSRRLDTTKPGLSEPQIKPDPEEMEIDFTSRFAATQQQDQSPTSVSSPAVDPCGFCSDGTPCICAEMAAQEEQRPRRNSFENNRLAPIQNLSQFTPPPSDGDVRSDVTLPPISQATNPCANGPGTCAQCLADPRRTLFCKTLAASRSPSAAPSGCCGGKGADGGCCQSRNTNVSRGRSGSNNNTSSGSSAAPSLTLSCADAYTTLSRHPNFSRATDELSTWLPKLHTLPKPRDFPLTDRGVPRAALEVEAASVMGVLRYFDRRFADK, from the coding sequence ATGTCTACACCTTCAAtagctcctgctcctgctccacTGGTGCCCGCATTGGCTGCCAAGCCAGCCATCTCACCTTCGCCTGGTCCGGGCACACCCGGGTCGATTACCTCCAAGGAATGGGTTATTCCACCACGACCAAAACCAGGCAGGAAACCGGCCACAGATACGCCGCCTACAAAGCGCAAGGCTCAGAATAGAGCCGCCCAGCGCGCCTTCAGAGAACGGCGAGCCGCTCGCGTTAATGAGCTCGAGGAGCAAATCAAGAAAATCGAAGATGAGCACGAAATCCACATTGCGGCGTTCAAGGAACAGATCACCAACCTCTCTCGCGAGGTGGAGCAGTGTCGGTCCGAGATGACCTGGTGGCGCGATCGATGCCATGcgttggagaaggaggtaTCGGTGGAAAGAAGTGCCAAGGAAGCTATTGTGAAGGAGTTCCGATCGTCTCTTTCGGACAGGGAGGCTGTAAGATCCGACAAAGGACTTGCTCCTCTTACCACATCCACTCCACAAGCCCGTTCCTCCGACCGGCCAGACAATGGTGATGCGTCCAACAATGACAGTGGGGAGGGTCGAGAGGAGGTACCGTTAGGCTGCAATGATTGCTCCACATCGCATTGCCAGTGCATTGAGGATGCCTTCACTATGCCGGGAGTTGTGGCTCAGGAACAGTCCAGACGTCTTGATACCACCAAGCCTGGTCTTTCCGAGCCTCAGATCAAGCCCGACCCGGAAGAGATGGAAATTGATTTCACTTCCCGATTTGCCGCCACTCAACAGCAGGATCAGTCACCGACGTCCGTTTCGTCTCCTGCCGTGGATCCCTGTGGGTTCTGTTCGGATGGCACGCCGTGCATTTGCGCGGAGATGGCCGCTCAGGAGGAACAGCGCCCGCGAAGGAACTCGTTTGAGAATAACCGACTGGCCCCTATCCAGAATCTGTCCCAATTCACACCACCCCCTTCTGACGGCGACGTCCGCTCCGACGTTACGCTGCCACCCATCAGCCAGGCTACAAATCCCTGCGCCAACGGGCCGGGCACATGCGCGCAGTGTCTTGCAGATCCGCGGAGGACCCTTTTCTGCAAGACTCTGGCCGCCTCCCGCTCCCCTAGCGCTGCCCCGTCGGGATGCTGCGGAGGTAAAGGCGCGGATGGCGGGTGCTGCCAGTCGCGTAACACCAATGTTTCGCGAGGCAGGTCTGGTTCCAATAACAATACATCGTCGGGATCTTCGGCCGCACCATCCTTGACTTTATCTTGTGCCGACGCCTACACGACCCTCTCACGACATCCTAATTTCTCCCGGGCCACCGACGAGCTATCAACATGGCTGCCCAAGCTTCATACCTTGCCTAAACCTCGAGATTTTCCCTTAACCGATCGTGGGGTCCCAAGGGCCGCTTTGGAAGTTGAGGCTGCGAGTGTGATGGGCGTGTTGCGATACTTTGACCGACGGTTTGCCGACAAATGA
- a CDS encoding zinc-dependent alcohol dehydrogenase, which translates to MAASQAAGLVEKVIGHGDNAAVTTDVSNYSKNDYGQETGARIKATTWQGKNSIQVVEMPKPRVIDEADVIVKVTGSTICGSDLHLYHGVIPELEKGDVLGHEFCGIVESVGPGVKSIKTGDRVVAAFPIACGNCMNCKKQLTSACERTNSNSIANALYGKRTAGMFGYSHFTAGFAGGQAEYVRVPEGDVNLLQLPDDVPFEKGLYLSDVLATSYHCVTDTGVDKGDVVAIWGAGPIGQMCAKFSFDQGASRVILIDGGEGAWRLDFVKSKIPKVETLDFTNLPKGESVTSGLKKRVHGGPDVALECAAGEYAKGWLHYFETLLGMETDTSEILNEMITSVRPFGRVGVTGVYAGYTNHFNVGAMMQTGVRLIGNGQAPVQKYWKHLLELIRKGEINPLDMVTHRMRLEDMEKVYALFDKREEGMQKIFVQTRFSAPPAAGSPSLTVL; encoded by the exons ATGGCCGCCTCTCAAGCTGCAGGGCTCGTGGAGAAGGTTATTGGACATGGAGACAATGCAGCTGTCACGACTGATGTGAGCAATTATTCCAAGAATGATTATGGACAGGAGACGGGTGCCAGAATCAAGGCGACAACCTGGCAAGGAAAAAACAGCATCCAAGTTG TCGAAATGCCTAAACCCAGGGTGATTGACGAAGCTGATGTCATCGTCAAGGTGACGGGAAGCACAATCTGTGGAAGCGATCTCCATTTATATCATG GCGTCATTCCCGAACTTGAAAAGGGCGATGTTCTCGGACATGAGTTCTGTGGTATAGTTGAAAGTGTGGGACCTGGTGTCAAGAGTATCAAAACCGGCGATCGTGTTGTAGCTGCATTCCCTATCGCTTGTGGGAACTGCATGAACTGCAAAAAGCAGCTGACTTCGGCCTGCGAACGGACAAACTCCAATAGCATTGCAAATGCATTGTATGGCAAACGAACAGCTG GCATGTTTGGATACAGCCATTTCACCGCTGGTTTTGCGGGAGGCCAAGCGGAGTATGTTCGTGTGCCAGAAGGGGACGTCAACTTGCTGCAGCTTCCGGATGATGTTCCGTTTGAGAAGGGACTTTATCTATCCGATGTTTTGGCCACCTCGTATCACTGCGTCACTGATACAGGAGTGGACAAAGGTGACGTTGTTGCGATCTGGGGTGCCGGCCCCATTGGACAGATGTGTGCCAAATTCAGTTTCGATCAAGGTGCCAGCAGAGTGATTCTCATCGACGGTGGAGAGGGTGCTTGGAGACTTGACTTTGTCAAGTCCAAGATCCCCAAGGTCGAGACTCTAGACTTTACCAATTTGCCAAAGGGAGAGTCGGTGACTTCGggattgaagaagagggtcCACGGCGGCCCGGATGTGGCCCTTGAGTGCGCCGCCGGTGAATATGCCAAGGGATGGCTGCATTACTTTGAGACTCTCCTGGGAATGGAGACGGACACATCGGAGATCTTGAACGAGATGATCACATCCGTTCGGCCGTTTGGGCGAGTGGGCGTCACTGGCGTCTATGCTGGTTAT ACCAATCACTTCAACGTGGGTGCGATGATGCAGACGGGTGTTCGCTTGATTGGTAACGGCCAGGCTCCCGTGCAAAAGTATTGGAAGCATCTGTTGGAGCTCATCCGGAAAGGTGAAATCAACCCGCTGGACATGGTCACGCACCGCATGCGCCTGGAGGACATGGAGAAAGTCTACGCGCTATTTGACAAGCGAGAGGAGGGCATGCAAAAGATCTTTGTGCAAACCAGATTCTCCGCGCCTCCAGCCGCGGGATCTCCGAGTCTGACAGTCTTGTAA
- a CDS encoding glycoside hydrolase family 71 protein, translated as MILTYLVLMLLAVSSVVCQYPVEEQRVFAHFIVGNAAAMTPAQWEADIIEAQKAHIDGFALNIAPQDNYTDRVLQVAYDAAERVGNFSLFLSFDYLSGGPWPADRVVKTINAFKDRPAQFYFRGKPLVSTFEGAGNTGDWPNIKAATGCMFIPCWTSLGPTGIVDVLDIIDGAFSWDAWPVGARDKDTASDEAWMKALAGKPYMLPVAPWFYTNLPQWHKNWLWRGDDLWHYRWRQIMDLQPPIVQILSWNDYGEAHYIGPIHEEGVPEGALPYVSRHPHDAWRTFLPHYIDAYRRNSPICQQSSCRFSTLSKTQYPISFADKIVYWYRLNPGGSGSADGTTGNNPAMGQPAMPPQELAQDRVFVSAFVPEPSHVYVQIGEHPPTILRAQASVINHFSVPFNGQTGRVKFAIVRDHEEKASAVGPAITDQCIHNKVDWNAYVGSSD; from the exons ATGATTCTCACGTACTTGGTTCTTATGCTGCTCGCAGTTTCCTCAGTCGTGTGTCAGTATCCTGTCGAAGAGCAGAGGGTCTTCGCCCATTTCATT GTTGGAAATGCGGCGGCCATGACACCCGCCCAATGGGAGGCGGACATCATAGAGGCTCAGAAGGCTCATATTGATGGCTTCGCATTGAACATCGCACCCCAGGACAACTACACTGATAGAGTGCTCCAAGTCGCATATGATGCCGCGGAGAGAGTGGGCAACTTTTCTCTGTTCCTCTCCTTCGACTACTTATCCGGTGGGCCATGGCCCGCAGATCGAGTGGTAAAGACCATCAACGCATTCAAGGATCGACCTGCACAGTTTTACTTCCGGGGCAAGCCTTTGGTGTCAACCTTCGAGGGCGCAGGCAACACAGGTGATTGGCCAAATATCAAGGCAGCAACTGGATGCATGTTCATTCCGTGCTGGACGAGCCTGGGCCCAACGGGCATCGTCGATGTCTTGGACATTATTGACGGTGCATTCAGCTGGGACGCCTGGCCCGTCGGAGCCCGGGACAAGGACACAGCCAGTGATGAGGCATGGATGAAAGCGCTTGCGGGGAAGCCGTATATGCTGCCGGTGGCTCCTTGGTTCTACACCAATCTTCCTCAGTGGCATAAGAATTGGCTATGGCGCGGTGATGACCTGTGGCATTACCGCTGGCGCCAGATCATGGATTTACAGCCGCCTATCGTCCAG ATCCTCAGTTGGAACGACTATGGAGAGGCCCACTACATCGGACCGATCCATGAAGAGGGCGTGCCTGAGGGAGCTTTACCTTATGTCTCCAGGCATCCTCATGACGCGTGGCGCACCTTCTTGCCTCACTACATCGATGCATACAGACGGAACAGTCCAATATGCCAGCAAAGCTCCTGCAGATTCTCTACGCTTTCGAAAACCCAGTACCCCATCTCGTTTGCGGATAAAATCGTGTACTGGTACCGGTTGAACCCCGGTGGCTCGGGTAGCGCCGATGGAACCACTGGGAACAACCCGGCCATGGGCCAGCCCGCAATGCCTCCCCAGGAACTTGCTCAGGATCGAGTCTTTGTCAGTGCCTTTGTCCCGGAGCCGAGCCATGTATACGTCCAGATTGGGGAGCACCCCCCGACAATCCTTAGGGCACAGGCTTCAGTTATCAATCACTTTTCAGTGCCTTTTAACGGACAGACGGGTCGTGTGAAATTTGCCATTGTCCGTGACCACGAGGAGAAGGCATCGGCCGTGGGACCAGCTATCACGGACCAGTGTATCCATAACAAGGTGGACTGGAACGCCTATGTGGGGTCGAGTGACTAG
- a CDS encoding putative protein kinase — protein sequence MSETLHNSESSDGTGDQTGPGILTVKLGWAYGLRLPVPDPTMCERWRPYAIGEYEGLQLSTEAMAVYAAKGAVSWAAGHRPFEFEVSASPASELTVSLFVRDSGSDASSSSSSAGEYENQCIPLGLIRLNPFLISPGRQKVDVQDGTGRVEVEVSYTQKEVPPLETREVWSVRREHGAGDPDLIYVEKKDTGRSYGLKAVDICTAHAGVAESDADTDVVNIAPSLSFRSAIQHPFIAPLKFAFRSSEGILDLLSPLASGGYLFDHLQRERQFDVDKARFYAAELVCILEYLHEDKHIILHSLEPENILLDSSGHVSLCKPGLFALELGDGDHILPGTPKYPAPEALLDDRKASRAVDWWALGIILYEMLMGIPPFYHKDGGERRRKILGQDLQLRENLPSTARDILTKLLDKDPIERLGANGAAEVKAHPFFHGVKWHECLQRKYTTPFKPYDAAVIFWREPCTYQPFKRPEREQRELEGEVYEQIGTSEFPLWRPIGSVNDQSKRHAADKNASVSPSRGADDDNNDDGWEFMWEPTKQEFYFKNRFTDERVTAKPKAAVWDKMLPPAVEHEALAAALEAGYSQHVFSEILKHRPDLNVRILDYDQTPDDYAIRPEIRDIIPVTPLEWAIEHERLDLVNLFLENGADASFTISPRDGPALLKAVKRKSQRLVEILVQKTDRVSCTRALALAVEQQDITTANTLLTQGVRCDFGESDRPLPAHPFFGDYESNLSRGLEAEDLTPPLVRAARLGNVALVALLLEHGADANTAYHDLGGRRRDGYGCETRDSTIPASFSCGRVVQIAMEMGHCEIVHLLVDAGADIALPHPVWPRPVWPVPGHICQPVPRAVYVEVRAGLLAAVAARRGKRIETFGGA from the coding sequence ATGTCTGAGACCCTCCACAATAGTGAAAGCAGTGATGGTACGGGTGACCAGACCGGTCCTGGAATCCTGACTGTGAAGCTCGGCTGGGCTTATGGCCTGCGCCTCCCAGTCCCAGACCCGACGATGTGCGAGCGATGGCGTCCGTACGCGATCGGAGAATATGAAGGGCTCCAGCTGTCTACAGAGGCGATGGCAGTCTACGCCGCCAAGGGAGCGGTTTCATGGGCGGCAGGGCACCGACCATTCGAGTTTGAGGTCTCTGCGTCTCCAGCCTCCGAGTTGACGGTATCGCTATTCGTCAGGGATAGCGGCTCTGAtgcgtcgtcgtcgtcgtcgtcagcGGGGGAATATGAAAACCAGTGCATTCCCCTTGGGCTGATCAGATTGAACCCGTTCCTGATAAGTCCAGGTAGGCAAAAGGTGGACGTCCAGGATGGCACGGGGAGAGTGGAGGTTGAGGTCTCCTACACGCAAAAGGAGGTTCCACCCTTGGAGACGAGAGAAGTGTGGAGTGTCCGCCGGGAGCACGGCGCTGGTGATCCAGATCTCATCTATgttgaaaagaaagacacCGGTCGAAGCTACGGCTTGAAGGCCGTTGATATTTGCACCGCGCATGCTGGTGTTGCTGAATCCGACGCAGATACCGACGTTGTTAATATAGCACCCAGCCTTAGCTTCCGCTCTGCCATTCAACACCCCTTCATTGCACCGCTCAAATTCGCTTTCAGGTCGTCTGAAGGGATACTGGATCTACTTTCGCCACTGGCCAGCGGCGGATACCTTTTTGACCATTTGCAAAGAGAGCGGCAGTTTGATGTCGACAAGGCAAGATTTTATGCGGCGGAGCTGGTCTGCATACTGGAATACCTGCATGAAGACAAGCATATCATTCTCCATTCCCTGGAGCCAGAGAATATTCTCCTGGATTCCTCTGGCCATGTCAGTCTATGCAAGCCTGGCCTTTTCGCATTGGAATTGGGGGATGGAGATCATATTTTGCCCGGCACACCCAAGTATCCGGCCCCGGAGGCTCTTCTGGACGACAGAAAGGCTTCCAGGGCAGTGGATTGGTGGGCTTTGGGAATTATTCTCTATGAAATGTTGATGGGAATACCCCCTTTTTACCACAAGGACGGCGGCGAGCGCCGGAGAAAGATCCTTGGCCAAGATCTACAGCTACGTGAGAACCTGCCATCGACTGCGAGGGACATTTTAACAAAGCTCCTCGATAAAGACCCTATAGAACGCTTAGGTGCGAACGGAGCCGCCGAAGTGAAAGCTCACCCATTCTTTCACGGTGTGAAGTGGCATGAATGCCTGCAGCGGAAATATACAACCCCCTTCAAACCCTACGACGCTGCAGTGATCTTCTGGCGGGAGCCTTGTACCTACCAGCCCTTCAAACGCCCGGAACGGGAGCAACGGGAACTTGAAGGAGAGGTGTATGAGCAAATAGGCACCTCTGAGTTTCCTTTGTGGAGACCAATAGGTTCAGTCAATGACCAAAGTAAACGCCACGCCGCAGACAAGAATGCTTCAGTCTCACCAAGTCGCGGGGCAGATGATGATAacaatgatgatggatggGAGTTTATGTGGGAGCCGACAAAGCAAGAGTTTTACTTCAAGAATCGTTTCACCGACGAAAGGGTTACGGCCAAGCCGAAAGCTGCAGTGTGGGACAAGATGTTGCCCCCAGCCGTTGAGCATGAAGCACTTGCAGCTGCATTGGAAGCTGGATACAGCCAGCATGTGTTTTCTGAAATCCTCAAACACCGTCCAGATCTGAACGTGCGGATTCTCGACTATGACCAAACGCCCGACGATTACGCAATAAGACCAGAGATTCGGGACATCATACCGGTTACACCACTAGAATGGGCTATAGAGCACGAACGGCTGGATCTCGTGAATCTATTCCTGGAGAACGGCGCTGACGCGAGCTTCACCATCTCCCCACGAGACGGACCAGCGCTGCTCAAGGCAGTGAAACGAAAGTCCCAGAGGCTGGTTGAGATCCTTGTGCAGAAAACCGACCGCGTCTCCTGCACCAGAGCCCTCGCTCTCGCCGTGGAGCAACAGGACATCACGACCGCCAATACCCTTCTTACGCAGGGCGTGCGCTGCGACTTTGGAGAATCCGATCGGCCTCTTCCGGCCCATCCCTTCTTCGGGGACTACGAATCGAATCTTTCGCGAGGACTCGAAGCGGAGGACTTGACGCCTCCTCTGGTCCGGGCTGCTAGACTGGGCAACGTGGCTTTGGTAGCGTTGCTCCTTGAACACGGGGCTGATGCCAATACCGCGTATCATGATCTAGGCGGTCGTCGCCGcgatggatatggatgtgAAACCAGAGATTCGACCATCccagccagcttctcctgcggAAGGGTCGTCCAGATAGCCATGGAGATGGGCCATTGTGAGATCGTCCATTTGCTCGTCGATGCCGGCGCTGATATCGCCCTTCCACACCCGGTCTGGCCTAGACCAGTCTGGCCTGTGCCCGGTCATATCTGTCAGCCCGTACCGAGAGCTGTGTACGTCGAGGTCAGGGCTGGCCTGCTGGCCGCGGTAGCAGCtagaagagggaaaaggatTGAGACATTCGGTGGAGCCTGA